From a single Canis aureus isolate CA01 chromosome 5, VMU_Caureus_v.1.0, whole genome shotgun sequence genomic region:
- the LOC144313770 gene encoding uncharacterized protein LOC144313770 yields the protein MLVVLSCQWKLPMGHMRDHGSCNAGRHKAGTEVLQRGCHQLEGRSQRSKRCGNSQGSSKVDGLCTPFLNGRPPQRPWGHAPPSPAQPRPGSSRRLHPRPWPSTCSRDHATGMQRGRLSSARPAGSLPGLVDFEDREQVKAFLENVVECKYQCYCEKDPDDS from the coding sequence tagtgCTAAGTTGCCAGTGGAAACTGCCCATGGGCCACATGAGAGACCACGGATCCTGTAATGCTGGGAGGCATAAAGCTGGCACAGAAGTGCTGCAGAGAGGCTGTCACCAGTTAGAGGGAAGGAGCCAGAGAAGCAAGAGGTGTGGCAACAGCCAAGGGTCTTCAAAGGTAGATGGACTGTGCACCCCCTTCCTGAATGGGAGACCACCACAGAGACCTTGGGGGCACGCCCCGCCCAGTCCTGCCCAGCCTCGCCCAGGCTCCAGCCGGAGGCTCCACCCCAGGCCATGGCCTTCCACTTGCTCACGTGACCACGCCACAGGCATGCAGAGAGGCAGGCTGAGCTCTGCCAGGCCAGCAGGGTCCTTGCCAGGCCTGGTGGACTTCGAGGACAGGGAGCAGGTGAAGGCCTTTCTGGAGAACGTGGTGGAGTGCAAGTACCAGTGCTACTGTGAGAAGGACCCGGATG